Proteins from a genomic interval of Streptomyces sp. NBC_00820:
- a CDS encoding FAD-dependent oxidoreductase: MIRPVAVIGAGPFGLSTAAHLRARGIPVRVFGDPMVSWRDHMPEGMLLKSTPAASSLDCPQPGHTLADYCDAAGIRRLVTDEDIIPVETFIAYGEWFQHKLVPELERVRVVSVDRDKSGGFELKLDSGELFTARAVVVATGLSGLAHLPAELAGAAADGPAPTAPVSHSSQHHDLGRFAGKELIVVGAGQSALETAALAAEAGAQVRVVSRGRGRVAFGAPPWQQPRFRPESPFGRAWSLWALSYRPQPYRFLPARTRHYLVRRVLGPLGAWWLRDRFEGRVRVREVERVVGAEAMDGSPVLTVRTHGGRTERFGADHVIAATGYRVDIAAMDFLGHGLRTRLAVSRGAPRLGQGYVSSVPGLYFTGLPAASSYGPVMRFVCGTEFASPRLAGHLAAAHG; the protein is encoded by the coding sequence GTGATCCGACCGGTTGCAGTCATCGGGGCCGGGCCGTTCGGCCTGTCCACCGCCGCGCATCTGCGGGCGCGCGGCATTCCCGTCCGCGTCTTCGGCGACCCCATGGTCAGCTGGCGCGACCACATGCCCGAGGGCATGCTCCTGAAGTCGACGCCCGCCGCCTCCAGCCTCGACTGCCCGCAGCCCGGCCACACCCTCGCCGACTACTGCGACGCGGCCGGCATCCGCCGGCTGGTCACCGACGAGGACATCATCCCGGTGGAGACCTTCATCGCCTACGGCGAGTGGTTCCAGCACAAGCTGGTCCCCGAGCTGGAGCGGGTCCGCGTCGTCTCCGTCGACCGCGACAAGAGCGGTGGTTTCGAACTCAAGCTGGACTCGGGGGAGTTGTTCACCGCACGCGCGGTCGTGGTCGCCACCGGCCTGTCGGGGCTCGCCCACCTCCCCGCCGAACTCGCGGGAGCGGCCGCCGACGGACCCGCGCCCACGGCCCCGGTCTCCCACAGCTCCCAGCACCACGACCTCGGCCGCTTCGCCGGAAAGGAGCTGATCGTCGTCGGCGCCGGCCAGTCGGCGCTGGAGACGGCGGCCCTCGCGGCCGAGGCCGGTGCCCAGGTGCGCGTGGTCTCCCGGGGCCGCGGCCGGGTCGCCTTCGGCGCCCCGCCCTGGCAGCAGCCCAGGTTCCGCCCCGAGTCGCCCTTCGGCCGGGCCTGGTCCCTGTGGGCGCTCAGCTATCGCCCCCAGCCGTACCGCTTCCTGCCCGCCCGCACCCGGCACTACCTGGTCCGCCGGGTCCTCGGCCCGCTCGGCGCCTGGTGGCTGCGCGACCGCTTCGAGGGCAGGGTGCGGGTCCGGGAGGTCGAGCGCGTGGTGGGCGCCGAGGCCATGGACGGCAGCCCCGTCCTCACCGTCCGCACCCACGGCGGACGCACCGAACGGTTCGGTGCCGACCACGTCATCGCGGCCACCGGATACCGGGTGGACATCGCCGCGATGGACTTCCTCGGCCATGGACTGCGCACCCGCCTCGCGGTGAGCCGGGGCGCCCCCAGGCTCGGCCAGGGCTATGTCTCCTCGGTTCCCGGCCTGTACTTCACCGGTCTGCCGGCCGCGTCCTCGTACGGACCGGTGATGCGCTTCGTCTGCGGCACGGAGTTCGCCTCCCCACGCCTGGCCGGGCACCTGGCGGCCGCGCACGGCTGA